One window of the Flavobacteriaceae bacterium YJPT1-3 genome contains the following:
- a CDS encoding cold-shock protein — protein MEGTVKFFNESKGYGFITSEETGKDIFVHVTGLNGESLREGDRVEYVEEEGRKGMVAAQVRVIHD, from the coding sequence ATGGAAGGAACAGTTAAGTTTTTCAACGAATCAAAAGGTTATGGCTTCATCACTAGCGAAGAGACCGGAAAGGACATCTTTGTACACGTGACCGGTCTTAACGGCGAATCTCTTCGTGAAGGAGATCGTGTAGAGTATGTAGAAGAAGAAGGAAGAAAAGGAATGGTCGCTGCGCAAGTTCGCGTTATCCACGACTAA
- a CDS encoding nucleoside deaminase — translation MLAPFSDEYFMKKALQEAEAAFELGEIPVGAVIVIQDRIIARAHNLTERLNDVTAHAEMQAITAAAGFLGGKYLKGCTLYVTLEPCVMCAGALYWSQLDRVVFGAADEKRGFETKDKLLHPKTLVTRGVMEREASRLLKQFFIQKRNLN, via the coding sequence ATGTTAGCTCCATTTTCAGACGAGTATTTTATGAAAAAGGCCTTGCAGGAAGCCGAAGCAGCCTTTGAACTGGGTGAAATTCCGGTAGGTGCCGTGATTGTCATTCAAGACCGCATCATTGCCCGGGCTCACAACCTGACCGAACGGCTTAATGACGTTACTGCACATGCAGAAATGCAGGCCATCACTGCTGCAGCCGGATTCTTAGGCGGGAAGTACCTCAAAGGATGTACCCTCTATGTGACGCTCGAACCCTGCGTCATGTGTGCTGGAGCCTTGTACTGGAGCCAATTGGACCGGGTGGTCTTTGGGGCTGCTGATGAGAAACGCGGCTTTGAGACCAAAGACAAACTGCTGCATCCTAAGACGCTGGTCACCCGCGGGGTGATGGAGCGGGAAGCCTCCCGACTGCTCAAACAGTTTTTCATTCAAAAACGAAACTTAAACTAA
- a CDS encoding 1-deoxy-D-xylulose-5-phosphate synthase, translating to MKTKLLQQIQSPEDLRFLSLEELQQLAQEAREFIIQIVAAKEGHLGASLGVTELTLALHYVFQTPQDFLLWDVGHQAYIHKILTGRRDQFGTNRQYGGLSGFPKRSESEYDPFGTGHSSTSISAALGMAMAAQMDGNQDRQHIAVIGDASIASGMAFEGLNHAGVTNANLLIVLNDNAIGIDPSVGALKKYLTNVKKGTAREENLFEALHLHYEGPIDGHDLPLLVETLQKLSKLKGPRLLHVVTTKGKGLAQAEADQVRYHAPGKFNAQTGDLEVQEAKVQPPKFQDVFGLSLVELARDNQNIVGITPAMPTGSSLKYMMEAFPERAFDVGIAEQHAVTFAAGLATQGKIVFCAIYSTFLQRAYDQLIHDVGLQELPVIFCIDRAGLVGQDGPTHHGAFDLAYLNCIPNLSIAVPQDEMELRNLMFTASLQLKGPLAIRYPRGRGQQIDWQLPFEKISMQGGRQLRKGEKIAVLGLGPLLHSAAQAIERTQVNAGLYDFRFLKPLDTALLDQLFEQYDHLITLEDGCKLGGFGQQVRDYAFAPSLAAGRKAYSGSITVLGLPDQFIEHGTIAELHEAYGLSVDHIAGHLKRLSRDL from the coding sequence ATGAAGACCAAACTACTTCAACAGATCCAATCACCGGAAGACCTGCGCTTCCTATCCCTGGAAGAATTGCAGCAATTGGCTCAGGAAGCCCGGGAATTTATCATTCAAATCGTGGCAGCCAAAGAAGGGCATCTTGGAGCATCCCTGGGAGTAACGGAGCTGACGCTAGCTCTGCATTATGTGTTTCAAACCCCTCAAGATTTTTTGCTGTGGGATGTGGGTCATCAAGCTTACATTCACAAAATCCTGACCGGTAGAAGGGATCAATTTGGGACCAACCGTCAGTATGGCGGACTCAGTGGTTTTCCCAAACGCTCCGAAAGTGAATATGACCCTTTTGGCACCGGACATAGCAGTACTTCTATTTCAGCGGCCCTAGGTATGGCCATGGCTGCCCAAATGGACGGTAATCAGGACCGCCAGCATATTGCAGTTATTGGAGACGCTTCTATCGCCAGTGGAATGGCCTTCGAAGGCTTAAATCACGCAGGAGTCACTAATGCTAATCTATTAATTGTTCTCAACGATAATGCGATTGGAATAGATCCTAGCGTGGGCGCTTTAAAAAAGTACCTGACCAACGTTAAAAAGGGAACGGCACGGGAAGAGAATCTCTTTGAAGCCCTCCATTTGCATTACGAAGGCCCCATTGATGGTCACGACTTACCCCTGCTCGTAGAGACACTTCAAAAACTGAGCAAGCTGAAGGGCCCTAGATTACTCCATGTGGTGACTACCAAAGGCAAGGGGTTGGCTCAGGCTGAAGCCGATCAGGTGCGTTATCATGCCCCCGGAAAATTCAATGCGCAAACCGGTGATCTGGAAGTGCAGGAAGCCAAAGTACAGCCCCCAAAATTTCAGGATGTGTTTGGTTTAAGTTTGGTAGAATTAGCCCGCGATAATCAAAACATCGTCGGGATCACCCCCGCCATGCCCACCGGAAGTTCGCTTAAATACATGATGGAAGCCTTTCCCGAAAGGGCTTTTGATGTGGGCATTGCAGAACAACACGCCGTCACCTTCGCGGCGGGTTTGGCCACTCAGGGGAAGATCGTCTTTTGTGCGATCTATTCCACCTTTTTACAGCGGGCCTACGATCAACTCATTCACGATGTCGGTTTGCAGGAGCTCCCGGTAATCTTCTGTATCGATCGCGCCGGATTGGTGGGCCAGGACGGCCCCACCCATCACGGTGCCTTCGATCTGGCCTATTTGAACTGCATCCCCAACCTGAGTATAGCGGTCCCGCAGGATGAAATGGAGTTGAGGAATCTCATGTTTACGGCGAGTCTCCAGCTCAAGGGACCGTTAGCCATTCGATATCCTCGCGGTCGGGGACAGCAGATCGACTGGCAACTTCCCTTTGAAAAAATTTCCATGCAAGGTGGCCGTCAACTGCGGAAGGGAGAAAAAATCGCCGTCCTGGGGCTAGGTCCGCTTCTGCACTCGGCTGCTCAGGCTATTGAGCGCACTCAAGTGAACGCCGGACTTTATGACTTTCGCTTCTTAAAGCCGCTGGACACGGCATTGTTGGATCAACTTTTTGAACAGTATGATCACCTGATCACCCTGGAAGATGGATGTAAGCTAGGCGGCTTTGGACAGCAGGTTCGTGATTACGCATTCGCGCCAAGCCTAGCGGCAGGCAGGAAGGCATATTCCGGATCGATCACCGTGCTTGGCCTACCGGATCAGTTTATTGAACACGGCACCATTGCTGAACTTCATGAGGCTTACGGTCTCTCCGTCGATCACATTGCCGGGCATTTAAAACGCTTGTCTCGAGACCTATAG
- the dgt gene encoding dNTP triphosphohydrolase, whose amino-acid sequence MEWERLLSLKRYGDRRKRLRIEQDETRLGFEVDYDRIIFSSAFRSLQDKTQVIPLSKTDFVHTRLTHSLEVSVVGRSLGRRVGERLLKKHPHLQQTLGYQFNDFGAIVAAAALAHDIGNPPFGHSGEKAIGDFFSHGAGHSFKTALTDKEYQDLTHFEGNANGFKILTESRAGAPGGLRLSYATLGAFMKYPKESLPHKPSKKIADKKFGFFQSDKEVFRDVAEELGLKPTRSGETISYCRHPLTFLVEAADDICYTIIDFEDGINLGLIPEEYALEYLIKLVPNIDRSKYQQLGTTAERVGYLRALSIGTLIDEAVDLFMKHEEAMLAGEFHTALLDKSQYKAQIEDIIKISVQRIYQSREVIEKEVAGYGILASLLEARCGVLTQPDSNYAKLLAKMLPTAAASEESATYEQLMAICSLVATMTDGNALRTFQKIKGSSL is encoded by the coding sequence ATGGAATGGGAGCGACTTTTATCGCTAAAACGCTACGGAGATCGTAGAAAACGCCTACGCATCGAGCAGGATGAAACCCGACTCGGCTTTGAGGTCGATTACGACCGTATCATTTTTTCATCGGCCTTTAGAAGCCTGCAGGATAAAACGCAAGTCATCCCGCTTTCCAAAACCGATTTTGTCCATACCCGACTCACCCACAGCTTGGAGGTCTCTGTGGTAGGCAGAAGCCTGGGCAGACGGGTGGGCGAACGCCTGTTGAAGAAACATCCACATTTGCAGCAAACACTAGGCTATCAGTTCAATGATTTTGGGGCGATCGTCGCAGCCGCAGCCCTGGCACATGATATAGGCAACCCGCCTTTTGGACATTCCGGCGAGAAGGCCATTGGTGATTTTTTCTCTCATGGTGCAGGCCACTCGTTTAAGACCGCACTGACTGATAAAGAATATCAGGACCTGACCCATTTTGAAGGCAATGCCAATGGGTTTAAGATCCTTACAGAATCCCGTGCCGGAGCACCCGGAGGATTACGCCTGTCCTATGCCACCCTCGGGGCCTTTATGAAGTACCCCAAAGAATCGCTTCCGCACAAGCCCAGTAAAAAAATCGCCGATAAGAAATTTGGATTTTTTCAAAGCGACAAAGAAGTATTTAGGGACGTGGCTGAAGAATTAGGCCTGAAACCCACCCGGTCTGGCGAAACGATTTCCTATTGCAGACATCCGCTCACCTTTTTGGTGGAGGCTGCAGATGACATCTGCTATACCATCATTGACTTTGAGGATGGGATCAACTTAGGCTTGATTCCGGAAGAATATGCCCTGGAATATTTGATCAAATTGGTGCCTAATATCGATCGGTCCAAGTATCAACAATTGGGCACTACGGCCGAGCGTGTTGGGTATCTGCGCGCATTGAGTATTGGCACTTTGATTGACGAAGCGGTGGACTTATTCATGAAGCATGAGGAGGCCATGCTCGCCGGGGAGTTCCATACGGCACTTCTGGACAAAAGTCAGTATAAAGCGCAGATAGAAGACATCATCAAGATCAGTGTGCAACGCATTTATCAAAGTCGGGAAGTGATCGAAAAAGAGGTAGCCGGCTACGGCATATTGGCCAGTTTGTTGGAAGCACGCTGCGGAGTCCTGACTCAACCGGATTCCAATTATGCAAAACTTTTAGCTAAAATGCTGCCAACTGCGGCTGCTTCAGAAGAATCTGCTACTTACGAGCAATTGATGGCCATCTGTTCTTTAGTCGCAACCATGACCGATGGAAATGCCCTGCGCACCTTTCAAAAGATCAAAGGCAGTTCCCTATAG